A window of the Gossypium hirsutum isolate 1008001.06 chromosome A05, Gossypium_hirsutum_v2.1, whole genome shotgun sequence genome harbors these coding sequences:
- the LOC107957803 gene encoding uncharacterized protein, producing the protein MTANKEENVPIISHQSRLSQCCCMCGDSGLTHELFQCTVCHFRSQHRYCSNLYPKADSYEVCNWCLNQKADSKSQNSSNSSPSCKDNSEDDGKNQKKGDQNHRNHNNPKLQFTKKYSTGKPKSPEKRPPSTARKRIISNARLEEKFRTTMTKSEEISKGGHITRHVFRNKVRRYKLLDEVSS; encoded by the exons atgacaGCAAACAAGGAAGagaatgtaccaataatatcacACCAATCAAGGCTAAGCCAGTGTTGTTGCATGTGTGGAGATTCTGGTCTCACTCATGAGCTTTTTCAATGCACAGTTTGCCATTTCAGATCTCAGCACAG ATACTGTAGCAATCTGTATCCAAAAGCCGACTCTTATGAAGTTTGTAATTGGTGTTTGAATCAAAAGGCGGATTCCAAGTCTCAGAATTCTTCTAATTCATCCCCGTCGTGTAAAGATAACAGCGAAGACGATGGAAAGAACCAGAAAAAGGGTGATCAAAACCATAGAAATCACAACAACCCAAAGCTGCAATTCACGAAGAAATACTCCACCGGAAAACCGAAATCGCCGGAGAAACGGCCGCCTTCCACGGCACGCAAGAGAATAATAAGCAACGCCCGTTTAGAGGAGAAGTTTAGGACGACGATGACGAAGTCAGAAGAGATATCCAAGGGCGGGCACATTACTAGGCATGTTTTTAGAAACAAGGTACGGAGATATAAACTTTTGGATGAGGTTTCAAgttaa